The following proteins are co-located in the Sphingomonas donggukensis genome:
- a CDS encoding GNAT family N-acetyltransferase, giving the protein MSGAEPTAFLNPEFDSERLTMRPQSIDDAEALHPAYSDVAAMTWWSSAPHASIDETRIYLADGARSTDWRGWTIRAKDDGRVVGTLAACETKPRVAEIGYMVLRRDWGSGLAREGVSRLIDLLFETERYRRVWADTDPENLPSNALLTRLGFTREGHLRGEWETHIGVRDAWIWGLLREEWRR; this is encoded by the coding sequence ATGAGCGGGGCGGAGCCGACAGCGTTCCTGAACCCGGAGTTCGACAGCGAGCGGCTGACGATGCGCCCGCAGTCGATCGACGATGCCGAGGCGTTGCACCCCGCCTATAGCGACGTCGCAGCGATGACGTGGTGGTCGAGCGCGCCGCATGCGTCCATCGACGAAACCCGCATCTACCTCGCCGACGGGGCGCGTTCCACCGACTGGCGTGGCTGGACCATACGGGCCAAGGACGACGGCCGCGTCGTCGGCACGCTTGCCGCGTGCGAGACCAAGCCGCGCGTCGCCGAGATCGGCTATATGGTCCTGCGGCGCGACTGGGGCAGCGGCCTGGCGCGCGAGGGCGTGTCGCGGCTGATCGACCTGCTGTTCGAAACCGAGAGGTACCGACGCGTTTGGGCCGACACCGATCCCGAAAACCTACCCTCGAACGCGTTGCTGACCCGGCTGGGCTTCACCCGCGAGGGGCATCTGCGCGGCGAATGGGAAACGCACATCGGCGTGCGCGATGCGTGGATATGGGGCTTGCTGCGTGAGGAATGGCGGCGGTGA
- a CDS encoding serine hydrolase, with amino-acid sequence MRNILAIALAAMPFAVAAPATAQVAPAAPVVAAPQLTARIEEVLTILKGGGDYDATFAPPFRAQVPREKFAAVTKQLTQAAGAPQRIASVRAVSPYAAVVTIACERAVATLQIAIDATAPYQVSGLLLSGVSAAEASVGAVDAALAALPGTTGFLLARLDDGGPKSIVARNADRAFAIGSEFKLVILATLVRDVAAGKRRWEDRVTLDGSERPAGGWARAAKGTQVSLRDLAAKMISVSDNSATDILLETVGRSQVEAMMPVVGIAAPARSRPFLTTAEVFKLKAVSALADRYLAQTEAGRRAMLAGEIARMPLSAVPSTLFADGKPVRIGELEWFFSPSDVARTLDWIRRASASGPAADVRAILAINPALPPATASRWTYAGYKGGSEPGVMAMSWLLQAKDGRWYAVSGSWNDSAKGVDEMRFASLMQRAVELAVP; translated from the coding sequence ATGCGCAATATCCTCGCCATCGCACTCGCCGCCATGCCCTTCGCCGTGGCCGCGCCCGCTACCGCACAGGTTGCCCCCGCCGCCCCGGTCGTGGCCGCACCGCAGCTGACCGCGCGGATCGAAGAGGTGCTGACGATCCTGAAGGGCGGCGGCGACTATGACGCCACGTTCGCGCCGCCATTCCGCGCGCAGGTACCCAGGGAGAAATTTGCCGCCGTCACGAAGCAGTTGACCCAGGCCGCTGGCGCGCCGCAGCGGATCGCGTCGGTCAGGGCCGTGAGCCCCTATGCCGCGGTCGTGACGATCGCCTGCGAACGCGCGGTCGCCACCTTGCAGATAGCGATCGATGCGACCGCGCCCTACCAGGTGTCGGGCCTGCTGCTGTCGGGCGTATCGGCGGCGGAGGCGAGCGTCGGTGCCGTCGATGCTGCGCTCGCGGCACTGCCCGGCACGACCGGCTTCCTGCTCGCTCGGCTGGACGACGGCGGTCCGAAGTCGATCGTCGCGCGCAACGCCGACCGCGCGTTCGCGATCGGGTCGGAGTTCAAGCTGGTGATCCTGGCCACGCTGGTGCGCGATGTCGCCGCCGGCAAGCGTCGCTGGGAAGACCGCGTGACGCTGGACGGCAGTGAGCGGCCCGCGGGCGGCTGGGCGCGGGCGGCAAAGGGCACGCAGGTGTCGCTGCGCGATCTGGCGGCGAAGATGATCTCGGTCAGCGACAACAGCGCGACCGACATTCTGCTGGAAACGGTCGGGCGGTCGCAGGTCGAGGCGATGATGCCGGTGGTCGGCATCGCCGCGCCCGCACGCTCGCGCCCGTTCCTGACGACGGCGGAAGTGTTCAAGCTGAAGGCGGTGTCGGCGCTCGCCGACCGCTATCTTGCGCAGACCGAGGCAGGCCGCCGCGCGATGCTGGCCGGGGAGATCGCGCGGATGCCGCTGTCGGCGGTCCCCTCGACGCTGTTCGCCGATGGCAAGCCGGTGCGGATCGGCGAGCTCGAATGGTTCTTCTCGCCAAGCGACGTCGCGCGCACGCTAGACTGGATCCGCCGCGCGAGCGCGTCCGGCCCTGCCGCCGACGTTCGCGCGATCCTGGCGATCAATCCGGCCCTGCCGCCGGCGACGGCATCGCGCTGGACCTACGCCGGGTACAAGGGCGGGTCGGAGCCGGGCGTAATGGCGATGAGCTGGCTGCTCCAAGCGAAGGACGGGCGCTGGTATGCGGTGTCGGGCAGCTGGAACGACTCCGCCAAGGGCGTGGACGAAATGCGTTTCGCGTCGCTGATGCAGCGCGCGGTCGAGCTTGCCGTTCCCTAG
- a CDS encoding AIM24 family protein: protein MSAPSPWTHHRKAGLADDIDFEIKGQELQFVEIELDPGESAVAEAGALVWKDAGIDMTTVFGDGSGGQGGGFMGKLLGAGKRLVTGESLFTTVFTHLGSGKARVAFASPTPGAIIPLKLDSVGGTLICQKDSFLCAAKGVAIGIHFQQKIMTGLFGGEGFIMQRLEGDGWVFVQMGGAIVERELAAGEELHVDTGCLAAYTPSVDFDLVRAGSVKSMIFGGEGAFFARLRGPGKVWIQSLPFSRLAGRMLAAAGSRGGQNRGEGSVLGQFGDLIGGN from the coding sequence ATGTCCGCACCCAGCCCCTGGACCCATCATCGTAAGGCGGGCCTCGCCGACGACATCGATTTCGAGATCAAGGGCCAGGAACTGCAGTTCGTCGAGATCGAGCTCGATCCGGGCGAAAGCGCGGTGGCGGAGGCGGGGGCGCTGGTGTGGAAGGATGCCGGCATCGACATGACGACCGTGTTCGGCGACGGATCGGGCGGGCAGGGCGGTGGCTTCATGGGCAAGCTGCTCGGCGCGGGAAAGCGGCTGGTGACCGGCGAATCGCTGTTCACCACCGTCTTCACGCATCTCGGCAGCGGCAAGGCGCGCGTCGCCTTCGCTTCGCCCACGCCGGGCGCGATCATCCCGCTGAAATTGGACAGCGTCGGCGGTACGCTCATTTGCCAGAAGGACAGCTTCCTGTGCGCCGCGAAGGGGGTCGCCATCGGCATCCACTTCCAGCAGAAGATCATGACCGGCCTGTTCGGCGGCGAAGGCTTCATCATGCAGCGGCTTGAGGGCGATGGCTGGGTCTTCGTCCAGATGGGCGGCGCTATCGTCGAGCGCGAACTGGCCGCGGGCGAGGAACTGCACGTCGATACCGGGTGCCTGGCCGCCTACACCCCAAGCGTCGATTTCGACCTGGTCCGCGCGGGCAGCGTCAAGAGCATGATCTTCGGCGGCGAAGGCGCCTTCTTCGCCCGCCTTCGCGGCCCGGGGAAGGTGTGGATCCAGTCGCTGCCGTTCTCACGCCTAGCCGGCCGCATGCTGGCCGCGGCGGGCTCACGCGGCGGCCAGAATCGCGGAGAAGGCAGCGTGCTGGGACAGTTCGGGGACCTGATCGGCGGGAATTGA
- the parE gene encoding DNA topoisomerase IV subunit B — translation MSSDLFAAGSAAPSSDYDASSIEVLEGLEPVRRRPGMYIGGTDERALHHLAAEVLDNAMDEAVAGHATRIEMTLEPGNRLTVVDNGRGIPVDPHPKFPDKSALEVILSTLHSGGKFTGKAYATSGGLHGVGVSVVNALSKDTVVEVARGRELYRQSFARGQTLGPLEHLGGTPNRRGTSVAFTPDDEIFGPEMHFKPARLYKLARSKAYLFAGVEIRWKCAPELISDDTPAEAVFQFPGGLADHLREQVGARECATAQAFTGRQDFPDGQGRVEWAVAWPLWSDGSYSWYCNTIPTPDGGTHEQGLRQALTRGIRAFGDLVGQKKAKDITADDVMVGSELMLSVFIRDPQFQSQTKDRLTSPEATGLVERAVRDHFDHFLSDNMERGKALLGYVIDRMDDRLRRKQEREVKRKTATSGRKLRLPGKLTDCSADDPAGTELFIVEGDSAGGSAKQARDRKTQAILPIRGKILNVASATSAKILANQEIADLIQALGCGTRKDCRPENLRYDRIVIMTDADVDGAHIATLLMTFFFQEMPDIVRQGHLYLAQPPLYRLTVGAKSVYARDDAHRAEIEAGVFKGKKVDVARFKGLGEMNPQQLRETTMDPRTRGMLRITLPQEYEERAGVKDLVDRLMGTNPAHRFAFIQENAARLEEEAIDA, via the coding sequence ATGTCGTCCGACCTCTTCGCCGCCGGTTCCGCGGCGCCATCATCCGATTACGATGCCTCGTCGATCGAGGTGCTGGAGGGGCTGGAGCCGGTGCGCCGGCGTCCGGGAATGTATATCGGCGGCACCGACGAACGCGCGCTGCACCACCTGGCCGCCGAAGTGCTCGACAACGCGATGGACGAGGCCGTCGCCGGCCACGCCACCCGCATCGAGATGACGCTGGAGCCGGGCAACCGCCTGACCGTCGTCGACAACGGCCGCGGCATCCCGGTCGATCCGCATCCGAAGTTTCCGGACAAGTCGGCGCTGGAAGTCATCCTCTCGACGCTGCATTCGGGCGGCAAGTTCACCGGCAAGGCCTATGCGACGTCGGGCGGCCTGCACGGCGTCGGCGTCAGCGTCGTCAACGCGCTATCGAAGGACACGGTGGTCGAGGTCGCGCGCGGGCGCGAGCTGTACCGCCAGAGCTTCGCGCGCGGACAGACGCTGGGGCCGCTCGAGCATCTCGGCGGCACCCCCAACCGGCGCGGGACCAGTGTCGCCTTCACCCCCGATGACGAGATTTTCGGGCCGGAAATGCACTTCAAGCCCGCGCGCCTGTACAAGCTCGCGCGGTCGAAGGCGTATCTGTTTGCGGGCGTGGAAATCCGCTGGAAATGCGCGCCGGAGCTGATTTCCGACGACACCCCGGCGGAGGCGGTGTTCCAGTTTCCGGGTGGGCTTGCCGATCACCTGCGCGAACAGGTCGGCGCACGCGAATGCGCCACCGCACAGGCGTTCACCGGTCGTCAGGACTTCCCCGACGGCCAGGGCAGGGTCGAATGGGCGGTCGCGTGGCCCTTGTGGTCGGACGGCAGCTACAGCTGGTATTGCAACACCATCCCGACCCCCGACGGCGGCACTCACGAACAGGGCCTGCGCCAGGCGCTGACCCGCGGCATCCGCGCGTTCGGCGACCTGGTCGGGCAGAAAAAGGCGAAGGATATCACCGCCGACGACGTGATGGTCGGCAGCGAGCTGATGCTGAGCGTCTTCATCCGCGATCCGCAATTCCAGAGCCAGACCAAGGACCGGCTGACCAGCCCCGAGGCGACCGGCCTGGTCGAGCGTGCGGTGCGCGACCACTTCGATCATTTCCTGTCCGACAATATGGAGCGCGGCAAGGCGCTGCTCGGCTATGTCATCGACCGCATGGACGACCGCCTGCGCCGCAAGCAGGAGCGCGAAGTCAAGCGCAAGACGGCCACATCGGGCCGCAAGCTGCGCCTTCCCGGCAAGCTGACCGACTGTTCCGCCGACGACCCCGCCGGCACCGAATTGTTCATCGTCGAGGGCGATTCCGCCGGCGGCTCCGCCAAGCAGGCGCGCGATCGCAAGACCCAGGCGATCCTGCCGATCCGCGGCAAGATCCTGAACGTGGCCAGCGCGACCAGTGCGAAAATACTCGCCAATCAGGAAATCGCCGACCTGATCCAGGCGCTCGGCTGCGGCACGCGCAAGGACTGTAGGCCCGAAAACCTGCGCTACGACCGCATCGTCATCATGACCGACGCCGACGTCGACGGCGCGCATATCGCCACGCTGCTGATGACGTTCTTCTTCCAGGAAATGCCCGACATCGTCCGGCAGGGGCATCTCTACCTCGCCCAGCCGCCGCTCTACCGCCTGACGGTCGGCGCGAAGTCGGTGTACGCCCGCGACGACGCCCACCGCGCCGAGATCGAGGCGGGCGTGTTCAAGGGTAAGAAGGTCGACGTCGCCCGCTTCAAGGGGCTCGGCGAAATGAACCCGCAGCAGCTGCGCGAGACGACGATGGACCCGCGCACCCGCGGCATGTTGCGCATCACACTTCCCCAGGAATATGAAGAACGTGCCGGCGTAAAGGATCTGGTCGACCGTCTGATGGGCACCAACCCTGCCCACCGCTTCGCCTTCATCCAGGAAAACGCCGCGCGGCTGGAAGAGGAGGCGATCGACGCATGA
- a CDS encoding outer membrane beta-barrel protein, which yields MKRLAYATLIGTAAMTLAAPAMAQDTTENRFGGFYVGASGGYDVQPNDDGSTILFDRNLDGTFGDTVTTAAGANAFSPGFCNGRATSSAPTACRNDKDGWSYNGKIGFDIQSGKIVFGAVGEFGKSEINDSVSAFSTTPASYTMRRSIEWEGAARLRAGYVAGDSTLFYGTGGLGYARIDNEFFTSNTANAFAGRGKRNQLGFQAGGGIEQLLGNNFSVGVEYMYHEYKDDDYRVRASAGTAPATNPFILAPNTTGTDFRRSDDKFRWHSLRATAAFRF from the coding sequence ATGAAGCGACTGGCTTACGCCACCCTGATCGGCACTGCCGCGATGACGCTGGCCGCGCCCGCGATGGCGCAGGACACCACCGAGAACCGCTTCGGCGGATTCTACGTGGGCGCGTCGGGCGGCTATGACGTGCAGCCGAACGACGACGGCTCGACCATCCTGTTCGATCGCAACCTGGACGGCACGTTCGGCGACACGGTGACGACGGCGGCAGGCGCCAATGCCTTTTCGCCCGGCTTCTGCAACGGCCGCGCCACCAGCAGCGCGCCGACCGCGTGCCGCAACGACAAGGACGGCTGGTCGTACAACGGCAAGATCGGCTTCGACATCCAGTCGGGCAAGATCGTGTTCGGTGCGGTCGGCGAATTCGGCAAGAGCGAGATCAACGACAGCGTGTCGGCCTTCTCGACGACGCCGGCGAGCTACACCATGCGCCGCAGCATCGAGTGGGAGGGCGCCGCCCGCCTGCGCGCCGGCTATGTCGCGGGTGACAGCACGCTGTTCTACGGCACCGGCGGCCTCGGCTACGCCCGCATCGACAACGAGTTCTTCACCAGCAACACTGCCAACGCCTTCGCCGGCCGCGGCAAGCGCAACCAGCTCGGCTTCCAGGCCGGCGGCGGTATCGAGCAGCTGCTGGGCAACAACTTCTCGGTCGGCGTCGAGTATATGTACCACGAGTACAAGGACGACGATTACCGCGTCCGCGCCAGCGCCGGCACCGCGCCTGCGACCAACCCGTTCATCCTGGCGCCGAACACGACCGGCACCGATTTCCGCCGTTCGGACGACAAGTTCCGCTGGCACAGCCTGCGCGCGACGGCGGCGTTCCGCTTCTGA
- a CDS encoding DNA-3-methyladenine glycosylase family protein → MGLSADQLRTSLDALADIEPAFAAAIARSGYPEPRISQPGYATLLRTIVGQQISVAAAASVWAKLEAALGDLTDPAVVAAASDETLRTAGFSRQKAGYARSLADEVTSGRLDLAHLPADDEAAIAQLVRVKGIGRWSAEIYLLFAEGRADVWPAGDLAVQIEVGRILGHDARPSEKATRALAEAWRPHRGAAAIMAWHHYKTDMAVI, encoded by the coding sequence ATGGGCCTGTCCGCCGACCAGCTTCGCACCTCGCTCGACGCGCTCGCGGATATCGAGCCGGCCTTTGCCGCCGCGATCGCGCGATCGGGCTATCCCGAGCCGCGGATCAGCCAGCCGGGCTATGCCACCTTGCTGCGCACGATCGTCGGCCAACAGATAAGCGTCGCCGCGGCGGCCTCCGTGTGGGCAAAGCTGGAGGCGGCGCTCGGCGACCTGACCGACCCAGCGGTCGTCGCTGCGGCGTCCGACGAGACGCTGCGTACCGCCGGGTTCTCCCGCCAGAAGGCCGGCTACGCCCGCAGCCTTGCCGACGAAGTGACGAGCGGGCGGCTGGACCTTGCCCACCTCCCCGCCGACGACGAGGCTGCGATCGCGCAGCTGGTGCGAGTGAAAGGCATCGGGCGGTGGTCGGCGGAAATCTATCTGCTGTTCGCGGAGGGGCGCGCCGACGTCTGGCCGGCGGGCGACCTGGCCGTGCAGATCGAGGTCGGGCGCATCCTCGGCCACGACGCCCGCCCGAGCGAAAAGGCGACGCGCGCGCTGGCCGAGGCCTGGCGCCCCCACCGCGGCGCAGCGGCGATCATGGCGTGGCATCATTACAAGACCGACATGGCGGTCATCTGA
- a CDS encoding 2Fe-2S iron-sulfur cluster-binding protein, whose amino-acid sequence MPTLIVTTREGEERSVEGEAGLSVMEVIRDNGFDELLALCGGCCSCATCHVHIDPEFAAKLKSMSEDENDLLDSSADRDETSRLSCQIEFTDALDGLRVRIAAED is encoded by the coding sequence ATGCCGACACTTATCGTCACGACCCGCGAGGGGGAAGAACGCTCGGTCGAGGGTGAGGCGGGCCTGTCGGTGATGGAAGTCATCCGCGACAACGGCTTCGACGAATTGCTGGCGCTGTGCGGCGGCTGCTGTTCGTGCGCGACGTGCCACGTCCATATCGACCCGGAATTTGCGGCCAAACTGAAGTCGATGAGCGAGGACGAGAACGACCTGCTCGATTCGTCTGCAGACCGCGACGAAACGTCTCGCCTTTCCTGCCAGATCGAGTTCACCGATGCGCTCGACGGCCTGCGCGTGCGGATCGCCGCGGAGGATTGA
- a CDS encoding UxaA family hydrolase, with protein MAGERVFQVDPGDDVATALGALEPGEAIDGLVVRDAVPVGHKIAVRAVAAGAPVIKFGFPIGRATRDIAVGEHVHVHNVATALCTHGDYRYVPQAASMATPPAPREFLGYRRADGCVATRNEVWVIPTVGCVARTAQKIAARGDALHGGRIDGIHALVHPFGCSQLGDDLDGTTAILAALAQHPNAAGVVLVGLGCESNQLDRLVAMIDPALRDRIRTVRAQSATDEVAEGVAHVAELVALAETVERTAVPLSELVLGVKCGGSDGFSGLTANPLVGRMSDAVTAAGGTAILTEIPEIFGAEQMLMDRAADADVFAGLVAMVNGFKRYFVDAGQPVSENPSPGNIAGGITTLEEKSLGAVQKAGHATVTDVRRYGERVRRRGLTLLEAPGNDAVSCTALAAAGATAILFTTGRGTPLGFPVPTIKIASNTALAERKPGWIDFDAGQALEDADGAATGLLDRVIAIASGEATAAERNDEREIAIWKRGVTL; from the coding sequence ATGGCAGGCGAGCGCGTGTTTCAGGTCGATCCCGGCGACGATGTCGCGACGGCGCTCGGCGCGCTGGAGCCGGGGGAGGCGATCGACGGACTGGTGGTGCGCGACGCGGTTCCGGTCGGGCACAAGATCGCGGTGCGCGCGGTGGCGGCGGGGGCGCCGGTCATCAAGTTCGGCTTCCCGATCGGTCGCGCGACGCGGGACATCGCGGTCGGCGAGCATGTTCATGTCCACAATGTCGCGACCGCGCTCTGCACGCACGGCGACTATCGCTACGTACCGCAGGCGGCGTCGATGGCCACGCCGCCGGCGCCGCGCGAGTTCCTCGGCTATCGGCGGGCGGACGGGTGCGTCGCGACCCGGAACGAAGTGTGGGTGATCCCGACCGTCGGCTGCGTCGCGCGGACGGCGCAGAAGATCGCGGCGCGGGGCGATGCCCTGCACGGCGGGCGCATCGACGGGATCCACGCGCTGGTCCACCCGTTCGGCTGCTCGCAATTGGGCGACGATCTGGACGGCACGACCGCGATCCTTGCCGCACTGGCGCAGCATCCGAATGCGGCGGGCGTTGTGCTGGTCGGGCTGGGGTGCGAATCGAACCAGCTCGACCGGCTGGTGGCGATGATCGACCCCGCCCTGCGCGACCGCATCCGCACGGTGCGCGCGCAGTCGGCGACCGACGAAGTGGCCGAGGGCGTGGCCCACGTCGCCGAACTCGTTGCGCTGGCGGAGACGGTCGAGCGGACGGCGGTGCCGCTGTCCGAGCTTGTGCTGGGCGTCAAATGCGGGGGGTCGGACGGCTTTTCGGGCCTGACTGCCAATCCGCTGGTCGGGCGGATGAGCGACGCGGTCACGGCGGCAGGCGGGACCGCGATCCTGACCGAAATCCCCGAGATCTTCGGCGCCGAACAGATGTTGATGGACCGCGCCGCCGATGCCGACGTGTTCGCGGGGCTGGTCGCTATGGTCAACGGCTTCAAACGCTATTTCGTCGATGCCGGGCAGCCGGTGTCGGAGAATCCGTCGCCCGGCAACATCGCCGGCGGCATCACCACGCTTGAAGAAAAGTCGCTGGGCGCGGTGCAGAAGGCGGGGCACGCGACCGTCACCGACGTGCGCCGCTATGGCGAGCGCGTGCGCCGGCGCGGGCTGACTCTGCTGGAGGCGCCGGGCAACGACGCGGTATCCTGCACCGCGCTGGCGGCGGCGGGGGCGACCGCGATCCTGTTCACCACCGGGCGCGGCACGCCGCTCGGTTTCCCGGTCCCGACGATCAAGATCGCGTCGAACACCGCGCTCGCCGAACGCAAGCCGGGCTGGATCGATTTCGATGCGGGGCAGGCGCTTGAAGATGCCGACGGTGCGGCGACCGGGTTGCTCGACCGCGTGATCGCGATCGCGTCGGGCGAGGCGACCGCCGCCGAGCGCAACGACGAACGCGAGATCGCGATCTGGAAGCGGGGCGTGACGCTATAG
- the guaD gene encoding guanine deaminase, whose translation MIHAYRAELLSVPAIGRVLHHADGLLVVEDGHVVAFGDRADLGAQFADVPVTAFPGKTIVPGFVDAHVHYPQTDRIAAHGEQLLEWLERHIFPEEAKFADRAHADAVAGVFLDELLRNGTTSALVFATVHATSVDALFEAALARDMRIVSGKVLMDGGPATLRDDVASGRAETEALIARWRGRGRLGYAVTPRFALTSSDAQLADAGAILAAHPDVLMHTHLAENAGECAAVAARFPDATDYLDVYDRFGLVGPRSVFAHCIHMSDRAMTRMAEAGSGIAHCPTSNLFLGSGLFDLAAADRFGVKTGLGSDVGAGTTFSLLATMGEAYKVAQMRGVSLDPFRALHLATAGGARVLGLDDRIGALQPGQEADFVVLDPAATPLLARRTAGQPLADRLFALQILGDDRAVSATYVAGRCVHTR comes from the coding sequence ATGATCCACGCCTATCGTGCCGAATTGCTGAGCGTCCCCGCAATCGGACGAGTGCTGCATCACGCCGATGGTCTGCTCGTGGTCGAGGATGGCCACGTCGTCGCGTTCGGCGATCGTGCCGATCTTGGCGCGCAATTCGCGGATGTGCCGGTGACTGCCTTTCCCGGCAAGACGATCGTGCCCGGCTTCGTCGACGCGCACGTCCATTACCCGCAGACCGACCGCATCGCCGCGCACGGCGAGCAATTGCTGGAATGGCTCGAGCGGCACATCTTCCCGGAGGAAGCGAAGTTCGCCGACCGCGCCCACGCGGATGCGGTGGCGGGCGTGTTTCTGGACGAGCTGCTGCGTAACGGCACGACGTCGGCGCTGGTGTTCGCGACCGTCCACGCGACCTCGGTCGATGCGCTGTTCGAAGCGGCGCTGGCGCGCGACATGCGGATCGTGTCGGGCAAGGTGCTGATGGACGGCGGCCCCGCGACCCTGCGCGACGATGTGGCGTCGGGGCGGGCGGAGACCGAGGCGCTGATCGCACGGTGGCGCGGGCGCGGGCGGCTGGGCTATGCGGTCACGCCGCGGTTCGCGCTGACTTCGTCCGACGCGCAACTCGCCGATGCCGGCGCGATCCTGGCGGCACACCCGGACGTGCTGATGCACACCCATCTGGCCGAGAATGCCGGCGAATGCGCCGCGGTCGCCGCGCGCTTCCCCGACGCCACCGATTACCTCGACGTCTATGATCGCTTCGGCCTCGTCGGCCCGCGATCGGTGTTCGCGCATTGCATCCACATGAGCGACCGCGCGATGACGCGGATGGCCGAGGCCGGCAGCGGCATCGCGCACTGCCCGACGTCGAACCTGTTCCTCGGCTCGGGCCTGTTCGATCTGGCCGCCGCCGACCGCTTCGGGGTGAAGACCGGCCTTGGCAGCGATGTCGGTGCGGGCACGACCTTCTCGCTGCTGGCGACGATGGGGGAGGCGTATAAGGTCGCCCAGATGCGCGGGGTCAGCCTCGACCCGTTCCGCGCGCTGCATCTGGCGACGGCGGGCGGCGCGCGGGTGCTCGGGCTCGACGACCGGATCGGCGCGCTGCAGCCGGGGCAGGAGGCGGATTTCGTCGTGCTCGATCCCGCCGCGACGCCGTTGCTCGCGCGTCGCACCGCGGGGCAGCCGCTCGCCGACAGGCTGTTCGCGCTCCAGATCCTCGGCGACGACCGCGCGGTCTCGGCGACCTATGTCGCCGGCCGCTGCGTCCACACGCGCTAG
- a CDS encoding DUF1501 domain-containing protein, with protein MDFSRRDFSKFIAGAGAAAALGQLARTSAIAAGGTGYRAMVGVFLFGGNDGWNMVVPTDSRYAGYAASRGTVALAQARLTTLGGAAFALHPAMAPLNAVWDEGALGLVLNAGTLFAPLTKATYQSRSDLRPTNLLSHSDEQAHWQGLRARTDNFDGFMGRIADRSATPATPALISLGGSNLAVIGQTSAPLILPSTGTLSRTGYTTGSSAKNSAIDAFATAAGMGTIADVTAKQITAAYTQATTANTILTATSGVDAFFVNPTTGATLTSDVSRQLLRVARMIEARGSLGHDRQTFFVTQGGYDNHSAQVNTDTSAGTHANLLGDLALALSAFHRALKSLGVADGVTTFTMSDFGRTYKGNAQAGTDHAWGSNHLVMGAALKARTVHGLYPATTLGGADDVASEGRFLPQIAQEEYLGAIARWHGVTDTDMPYVMPNWSTWTTGGRGPLGLFA; from the coding sequence ATGGATTTCTCCCGCCGCGATTTCTCGAAATTCATCGCCGGGGCCGGGGCCGCCGCCGCGCTCGGCCAGTTGGCTCGCACCTCCGCGATCGCCGCGGGGGGCACCGGCTACCGCGCGATGGTCGGCGTGTTCCTGTTCGGCGGCAACGACGGCTGGAACATGGTGGTGCCGACCGACAGCCGCTACGCCGGCTATGCCGCATCGCGCGGCACGGTCGCGCTGGCGCAGGCGCGGCTGACGACGCTCGGCGGCGCGGCGTTCGCGCTGCACCCGGCGATGGCACCCCTGAACGCGGTGTGGGACGAAGGCGCGCTCGGGCTGGTGCTGAATGCCGGCACGCTGTTCGCGCCGTTGACCAAGGCGACGTACCAGAGCCGCAGCGATCTGAGACCCACCAACCTGCTCAGCCATTCCGACGAACAGGCGCACTGGCAGGGGTTGCGCGCGCGGACCGACAATTTCGATGGATTCATGGGCCGCATCGCCGACAGATCGGCAACCCCTGCGACGCCCGCGCTGATCTCGCTCGGTGGATCGAACCTGGCGGTGATCGGCCAGACCTCGGCGCCGCTGATCCTGCCGTCGACAGGGACGCTCAGCCGCACCGGCTACACCACGGGCAGCTCGGCGAAGAACAGCGCGATCGACGCCTTCGCGACCGCCGCGGGCATGGGCACGATCGCTGACGTGACCGCGAAGCAGATCACCGCGGCGTACACGCAGGCGACGACCGCCAATACGATCCTCACCGCGACCAGCGGCGTCGACGCGTTCTTCGTCAACCCAACGACGGGCGCGACGCTGACCAGCGACGTCTCGCGCCAGCTGCTGCGCGTCGCCCGCATGATCGAGGCGCGCGGCAGCCTCGGCCACGATCGCCAGACCTTCTTCGTGACGCAGGGCGGCTACGACAATCATTCGGCGCAGGTGAACACCGACACGTCGGCGGGCACCCACGCCAATCTGCTCGGCGACCTCGCGCTGGCGCTCAGCGCCTTCCACCGCGCGCTGAAGTCGCTGGGCGTCGCGGACGGCGTTACCACCTTCACGATGAGCGATTTCGGACGGACGTACAAAGGCAATGCGCAAGCCGGGACCGACCATGCGTGGGGCAGCAACCATCTGGTGATGGGGGCGGCGCTGAAGGCGCGGACCGTCCACGGCCTCTACCCCGCGACCACGCTGGGCGGCGCCGACGACGTCGCGTCGGAGGGGCGCTTCCTGCCGCAGATCGCGCAAGAGGAATATCTGGGCGCGATCGCGCGGTGGCACGGCGTGACCGACACCGACATGCCCTATGTCATGCCGAACTGGTCGACCTGGACGACGGGCGGGCGCGGGCCGCTGGGACTGTTCGCCTAG